The window CAATATCTGTGGTACCCCCTCCAATGTCAACAATAGCAACTCCGGCTTCTTTTTCTTCTTTGGTAAGAACAGCTTCAGAAGATGCTAATGGTTCTAAAGTAAGGGCTTCCATTTCTAATCCGGCTTCACGAACGCATCTTGCAATATTTCGGATGCTTCCCATCTGCCCGACTACAACGTGGAAGTTAGCTTCTAAACGTTTTCCGTGCATTCCGACCGGCTCTTGAATTTCACCTTCGGAATCCACTTTATATTCTTGTGGAAGTACATGGATAATTTCTTCTCCAGGAAGCATTACCAGTTTCTTGACCTGATCTTTTAATGCTTCAATATCATCATCTGTGATGAATTTATCCGGATGTTCACGCATAATATAATCGGAATGCTGCAGAGAACGGATGTGTTTTCCTGCAATACCTACCGTAACTTTGCGGATAGGAACCCCGGCACTGGATTGTGCCTCGGATACTGCAGCCTTGATTGAATTAATAGTCTGTGAAATATTATTCACAATACCTTTATGAACACCAAGACTTTTAGCTTTTCCTACACCGAGAACTTCTATTTTCCCGTGTGCATTCCTTCTTCCGACAATCGCGACTATCTTTGTTGTCCCGATGTCCAGACCTACTGAATACTCTTGATTTTCCATTTTTATATCGATTTGATTTTTTCTACTTTTTCCATACAGGACTAAGCCTGTTTTGTGTTAATCGTCTTTTGGGGACTTTTTTTATTCTATTTTCACCTTTGATTTCGGCTTTGGCTTGGACTGTGCCGGGGCCGTTGTTTTTTTCTCTGTTTTCTTTGTTTCTTTTGCCTGTGTTTTAGGTTTTGGGCTCTCTTTCGGTTTTGCCGGAGTTGAGCTTGTTTTTTTTACTTCTGCAATCTTTGGCTTTGCATCCGCTTTTTTAGCAGCAGTAAGTGTGGGTGCTTTGGCCATTTCTAATTTACCAGCCTTCAGGATACTGTCATTTTCCTTGAAGTGTGGATTTAGAGTGGTAACAATCTGGTTCTGATATTTTACAGAAACCATGCTGTATTTTAGAGGATCCTGATACACCAGATATTTTTCCACAAAGGTTTTAAATCCTTTTACTTTGAAATCGATATTCTCCAGGTCTCCAATTTCTACTCTGTAGTTGCCTTCGCTGGTTAGGAGATTATAACTGTCTTTGCTTTTTGAAATTCCAATAAAGAATTTCTTACTGAAGTCATCCTTATCAATTTTTCCAACCAGTTCTGCCAGTTTTTCATATTCATCCGGCTGTACATTTCCTGTCACCAACATGCAAGGATGAGAATAGGTTCTTGAGATAGGAAATTCAACACCTTTTTCGTCCACATAAAAGTCTTTTCCTTCTTTATTGAGTCTGAATACCGGAACTCTCTGTTTGATATCAAGGTTAAGCTTTCCGTTCAAGTTTAAATAGACATTGGCACTATCCACAGCAGGGAGAGCATTGATCTTCTTTTCTAAAGCCGGAATGTTTAAATCACCTACTTTTCCTGAAGGATTTTCCTTTTTTACAATTTCTCTGATATCTTTTTCATCAACAAAGTAAACCGGAGTTTTTTCATTCATTTTTACAGAAATTTTATTGTCTGTAATCTGCTGGTGACCAAATCTCTTCAAGGAGAAACTCAGTAACAATCCAAGGATGATTACCGTGACAACAATTTTTAATATTCTGTACTTATTTTTCATATTTTTCTTTAAACGCTATAGGCGCAAAGTATTTTTATTTCTTCTTAGCAGAGGTGTTTTTACTCTCCTTTATAATTTATTTACAACTCGTTTTACACCATTTTTAAATAACATTGAATGAAAATTTAAGATCATTCCGAGTTTCATATCTGCTATTCTCAAATAATTTAAAAGCTGAAAGAAATGATAATCATTAATTTCCGGAACAGCTTTTATTTCAATTATTACTTTGTTTTCAATTAATAAATCTACTCTGAACGCTTTAGAGAGGTTCAATTCTTCATATTTAATATCAATGTTTTTTTGATATTCTAGATTTAATCCTCTTTTTTTCAGTTCATAGACTAAACATTCTTCATATACATTTTCATAAAGTCCTATTCCAAGCGTATGATGTATTTTCATTCCGGCATCGAAAACAATACCTGAAATTTCATTTTCTATCATACATTGTGTTTTTTATTTTTAACGCTATGATCGCAAAGGCTCTTTATCCTTTTTTCCGTTCGCGAGGGCGTTTCACTCAGCGAAGGTTGTAATTTTTATAATTTTATTATTAATATATCTCTTTTTACAGAAATCTCTGTTAACTCATTTTCTTTGCTGAGTGAAACGCCTCTGCGTCCGGAAGATATTTTTTTAAAATTTTCTTTGCGAACACTGCGTTTATATTAAATTTTTGCAATCCACTCACAGATCGGGTCATATAGAGTGTCTATATTTCCGGCTCCTACGGTGAGAAGGATATCAAAATCTTTTTCTTTTATTTTTTCAAAAGTATCGGATAAAGTAGATACCTCTTTTTTATCTAATGTCACTTTTTCCAACAGCCATTTTGAAGTAATTCCTTCAAAATTCTCCTGAAGCTCTCTTGCGGGATAGATATCCAATAAGATCAATTCATCTGCATTGCTCAAGCTCTCGGCAAATCCGTCTGCAAAATCTCTGGTTCTGCTGAACAGATGGGGCTGGAAGACCACCAATAGTTTTTTATCCGGATAAAATGTTCTGATAGAGCCCATTACCGCATTAATTTCTGTTGGATGGTGAGCATAATCGTCAATATAAATTTTACCGTTTTCGTAAATATGTTTGGTATATCTTCTTTTAATCCCTTTAAAATTGGCAATTGCTTTTTTCAGCGTATCAAAATCTACGCCCAAATTGTGTAAAATTGCCAATGCTACTGTAGCATTTTCAACATTATGGATTCCTGGGATCTCCCAAACAAAATCTTTTATAGTTTCTGTTGGAGTATGGAAGTCAAAATAAATCTTATCATGATCCATTCTCAGGTTATCTGAGTAATAGTCCGCCTTTTCGTTTACAGCATAGGTTTGATGAGCTCTTCCGATTTCAATTCCTTTTCT of the Chryseobacterium capnotolerans genome contains:
- a CDS encoding cell division protein FtsQ/DivIB — encoded protein: MKNKYRILKIVVTVIILGLLLSFSLKRFGHQQITDNKISVKMNEKTPVYFVDEKDIREIVKKENPSGKVGDLNIPALEKKINALPAVDSANVYLNLNGKLNLDIKQRVPVFRLNKEGKDFYVDEKGVEFPISRTYSHPCMLVTGNVQPDEYEKLAELVGKIDKDDFSKKFFIGISKSKDSYNLLTSEGNYRVEIGDLENIDFKVKGFKTFVEKYLVYQDPLKYSMVSVKYQNQIVTTLNPHFKENDSILKAGKLEMAKAPTLTAAKKADAKPKIAEVKKTSSTPAKPKESPKPKTQAKETKKTEKKTTAPAQSKPKPKSKVKIE
- a CDS encoding GxxExxY protein, producing MIENEISGIVFDAGMKIHHTLGIGLYENVYEECLVYELKKRGLNLEYQKNIDIKYEELNLSKAFRVDLLIENKVIIEIKAVPEINDYHFFQLLNYLRIADMKLGMILNFHSMLFKNGVKRVVNKL
- the murC gene encoding UDP-N-acetylmuramate--L-alanine ligase; this encodes MKNLETYQNFYFVGIGGIGMSALARYFHASGKKVLGYDKTNTKLTQNLMKEGIDIVFEDLTDEKITALQKEDTLVIYTPAIKTLGILDYFNQNQFEVLKRAKVLGLITENTDCIAVAGTHGKTTTSTLVSHLCKEADLPFSCFLGGISENFKSNFLYNGSTYSVVEADEYDRSFLNLSPDWAVVTSTDADHLDIYGDKSHIEDGFRQFAALVPEDKQLFVRKGIEIGRAHQTYAVNEKADYYSDNLRMDHDKIYFDFHTPTETIKDFVWEIPGIHNVENATVALAILHNLGVDFDTLKKAIANFKGIKRRYTKHIYENGKIYIDDYAHHPTEINAVMGSIRTFYPDKKLLVVFQPHLFSRTRDFADGFAESLSNADELILLDIYPARELQENFEGITSKWLLEKVTLDKKEVSTLSDTFEKIKEKDFDILLTVGAGNIDTLYDPICEWIAKI